The following are encoded together in the Tribolium castaneum strain GA2 chromosome 3, icTriCast1.1, whole genome shotgun sequence genome:
- the Atpalpha gene encoding sodium/potassium-transporting ATPase subunit alpha isoform X11: MGESRRKNKKVRKADDLDDLKQELDIDYHKITPEELYQRFQTHPENGLSHAKAKENLERDGPNALTPPKTTPEWVKFCKNLFGGFALLLWIGAILCFIAYSIQASTVEEPADDNLYLGIVLAAVVIVTGIFSYYQESKSSKIMESFKNMVPQFATVIREGEKLTLRAEDLVLGDVVEVKFGDRIPADIRIIESRGFKVDNSSLTGESEPQSRSPEFTHENPLETKNLAFFSTNAVEGTAKGVVISCGDNTVMGRIAGLASGLDTGETPIAKEIHHFIHLITGVAVFLGVTFFVIAFILGYHWLDAVIFLIGIIVANVPEGLLATVTVCLTLTAKRMASKNCLVKNLEAVETLGSTSTICSDKTGTLTQNRMTVAHMWFDNQIIEADTTEDQSGVQYDRTSPGFKALSRIATLCNRAEFKGGQNDVPILKREVNGDASEAALLKCMELALGDVMSIRRKNKKVCEIPFNSTNKYQVSIHENEDASDPRHILVMKGAPERILERCSTIFICGKEKVLDEEMKEAFNNAYLELGGLGERVLGFCDFMLPTDKYPIGYKFNCDDPNFPLDGLRFVGLMSMIDPPRAAVPDAVAKCRSAGIKVIMVTGDHPITAKAIAKSVGIISEGNETVEDIAQRLNIPVSEVNPREAKAAVVHGSDLRDLSSDQLDEILRYHTEIVFARTSPQQKLIIVEGCQRMGAIVAVTGDGVNDSPALKKADIGVAMGIAGSDVSKQAADMILLDDNFASIVTGVEEGRLIFDNLKKSIAYTLTSNIPEISPFLAFILCDIPLPLGTVTILCIDLGTDMVPAISLAYEEAESDIMKRRPRNPFSDKLVNERLISMAYGQIGMIQAAAGFFVYFVIMAENGFRPTDLFGIRKQWDSKAVNDLTDSYGQEWTYRDRKTLEYTCHTAFFVSIVVVQWADLIICKTRRNSILHQGMRNWALNFGLVFETALAAFLSYTPGMDKGLRMFPLKFVWWLPAIPFMLSIFIYDETRRFYLRRNPGGWLEQETYY, translated from the exons ATGGGGGAG TCACGGAGGAAAAATAAGAAGGTCAGGAAAGCGGACGATTTAGATGATTTGAAACAAGAATTGGACATCGATTATCATAAAATCACCCCAGAAGAATTATATCAGAGATTCCAGACACATCCAGAAAAT GGCCTCAGTCATGCGAAAGCGAAAGAGAATTTGGAACGGGACGGACCCAATGCACTCACACCCCCAAAGACTACCCCCGAATGggtgaaattttgtaaaaatctcTTCGGGGGTTTCGCTCTCTTATTGTGGATCGGCGCCATCCTCTGCTTCATAGCCTATTCTATTCAGGCTAGCACCGTGGAGGAACCAGCCGATGATAATCTTTATCTTGGCATCGTCTTAGCTGCCGTTGTTATCGTTACAG GTATATTTTCTTATTATCAAGAAAGCAAGAGTTCGAAGATTATGGAGTCGTTCAAAAACATGGTCCCCCAATTCGCTACAGTGATCCGCGAGGGTGAAAAGCTGACCCTCCGCGCGGAGGACCTGGTACTGGGCGACGTGGTCGAGGTGAAATTCGGTGACAGAATCCCAGCCGATATCCGAATCATCGAATCTCGCGGCTTCAAAGTAGACAACTCATCCTTGACAGGCGAATCCGAACCGCAGTCCCGCAGTCCGGAGTTCACTCACGAGAACCCTCTCGAAACGAAAAACTTGGCGTTCTTCTCGACCAACGCCGTCGAAGGCACTGCCAAAGGTGTTGTGATTAGTTGTGGTGACAATACCGTGATGGGTCGCATCGCCGGTCTCGCCTCCGGTCTGGACACCGGCGAGACGCCCATCGCCAAAGAAATCCATCATTTCATTCACCTCATTACTGGCGTGGCTGTTTTCCTCGGAGTTACCTTCTTCGTAATCGCCTTCATCCTCGGCTACCACTGGCTCGACGCTGTTATTTTCCTCATCGGTATTATCGTGGCGAACGTGCCCGAGGGGCTCCTCGCCACCGTCACCGTGTGTCTCACCCTCACTGCTAAGAGGATGGCTTCCAAGAACTGCCTCGTGAAGAATCTCGAGGCCGTAGAGACCCTCGGCTCCACAAGCACGATCTGCTCGGACAAGACCGGAACTTTGACCCAAAACCGGATGACGGTAGCACACATGTGGTTCGACAATCAGATCATTGAAGCCGACACCACTGAAGACCAGTCGGGAGTCCAATACGACCGCACAAGTCCAGGATTCAAAGCTTTGTCGCGCATTGCCACACTTTGCAACCGGGCTGAGTTCAAAGGGGGGCAGAACGACGTCCCGATCCTTAAACGCGAAGTCAACGGAGACGCCTCTGAAGCCGCTCTCCTCAAATGCATGGAACTGGCTCTGGGCGACGTGATGTCCATCAGACGCAAGAACAAGAAAGTTTGCGAAATTCCCTTCAACTCGACCAACAAATACCAAGTTTCCATCCACGAGAACGAGGACGCGAGCGATCCTCGCCATATCCTTGTGATGAAGGGCGCTCCTGAACGAATCCTCGAACGCTGCAGCACGATCTTCATCTGCGGCAAGGAGAAAGTCCTGGATGAGGAAATGAAGGAAGCTTTCAATAACGCCTACTTGGAGTTGGGTGGTTTGGGCGAGCGTGTGCTCGGCTTCTGCGATTTTATGTTGCCCACTGATAAGTACCCAATTGGGTACAAATTCAATTGCGATGACCCCAACTTCCCGTTGGATGGTTTGAGATTTGTTGGCTTGATGTCCATGATTGATCCTCCCAGAGCTGCAGTGCCTGACGCCGTTGCTAAATGCAGAAGTGCCGGTATTAAGGTCATTATGGTGACGGGAGATCACCCGATTACGGCCAAGGCTATTGCAAAGTCGGTTGGGATTATTTCGGAGGGTAACGAAACGGTTGAAGATATTGCTCAACGGTTGAATATTCCTGTCTCGGAAGTCAACCCGAGGGAAGCCAAAGCTGCCGTTGTTCACGGATCTGATCTCAGAGACCTATCTTCCGATCAATTAGACGAAATTTTGAGATACCACACTGAAATTGTATTCGCTAGAACCTCGCCGCAACAGAAGTTGATCATCGTCGAGGGGTGCCAACGGATGGGCGCTATTGTCGCCGTGACAG GCGACGGCGTGAACGACTCGCCGGCTTTGAAGAAGGCGGACATCGGTGTGGCCATGGGTATCGCGGGTTCGGATGTGTCCAAGCAAGCCGCCGACATGATCCTGCTGGACGATAACTTCGCGTCGATCGTGACAGGAGTGGAGGAAGGCCGTTTGATCTTCGATAACTTGAAGAAATCTATTGCCTACACCTTGACCTCAAACATTCCCGAAATCTCGCCTTTCCTTGCTTTCATTTTGTGCGACATTCCTTTGCCTCTCGGTACCGTAACAATTCTGTGCATCGATCTTGGAACTGACATG GTCCCCGCCATATCCCTGGCATACGAGGAGGCAGAGTCTGATATAATGAAGCGCCGTCCTAGAAACCCTTTCAGTGATAAACTCGTCAACGAAAG GTTGATTTCGATGGCATACGGCCAGATTGGTATGATTCAAGCAGCTGCTGGTTTCTTCGTGTACTTTGTCATCATGGCTGAGAACGGCTTCCGCCCGACTGACTTGTTCGGTATTCGAAAGCAATGGGACTCGAAAGCTGTCAATGATCTCACAGATTCGTACGGTCAGGAATGG ACTTATCGGGACAGGAAGACATTGGAATACACTTGCCACACTGCATTCTTCGTGTCCATCGTGGTTGTCCAATGGGCCGATTTGATCATTTGTAAGACCCGTCGCAATTCGATCCTCCACCAGGGAATGCGTAACTGGGCGCTCAACTTTGGTTTGGTTTTCGAAACTGCACTCGCAGCCTTCCTGTCGTACACTCCCGGGATGGACAAGGGTCTGCGCATGTTCCCGCTCAA GTTTGTGTGGTGGTTGCCTGCAATTCCGTTTATGTTGTCCATCTTCATTTACGACGAAACCCGTCGGTTTTATTTGCGTCGCAATCCAGGAGGTTGGCTGGAACAGGAGACCTACTATTAA
- the Atpalpha gene encoding sodium/potassium-transporting ATPase subunit alpha isoform X6, with protein sequence MGEHGRSDSYRVATIPSSYDDNKTADGRPKSRRKNKKVRKADDLDDLKQELDIDYHKITPEELYQRFQTHPENGLSHAKAKENLERDGPNALTPPKTTPEWVKFCKNLFGGFALLLWIGAILCFIAYSIQASTVEEPADDNLYLGIVLAAVVIVTGIFSYYQESKSSKIMESFKNMVPQFATVIREGEKLTLRAEDLVLGDVVEVKFGDRIPADIRIIESRGFKVDNSSLTGESEPQSRSPEFTHENPLETKNLAFFSTNAVEGTAKGVVISCGDNTVMGRIAGLASGLDTGETPIAKEIHHFIHLITGVAVFLGVTFFVIAFILGYHWLDAVIFLIGIIVANVPEGLLATVTVCLTLTAKRMASKNCLVKNLEAVETLGSTSTICSDKTGTLTQNRMTVAHMWFDNQIIEADTTEDQSGVQYDRTSPGFKALSRIATLCNRAEFKGGQNDVPILKREVNGDASEAALLKCMELALGDVMSIRRKNKKVCEIPFNSTNKYQVSIHENEDASDPRHILVMKGAPERILERCSTIFICGKEKVLDEEMKEAFNNAYLELGGLGERVLGFCDFMLPTDKYPIGYKFNCDDPNFPLDGLRFVGLMSMIDPPRAAVPDAVAKCRSAGIKVIMVTGDHPITAKAIAKSVGIISEGNETVEDIAQRLNIPVSEVNPREAKAAVVHGSDLRDLSSDQLDEILRYHTEIVFARTSPQQKLIIVEGCQRMGAIVAVTGDGVNDSPALKKADIGVAMGIAGSDVSKQAADMILLDDNFASIVTGVEEGRLIFDNLKKSIAYTLTSNIPEISPFLAFILCDIPLPLGTVTILCIDLGTDMVPAISLAYEEAESDIMKRRPRNPFSDKLVNERLISMAYGQIGMIQAAAGFFVYFVIMAENGFRPTDLFGIRKQWDSKAVNDLTDSYGQEWTYRDRKTLEYTCHTAFFVSIVVVQWADLIICKTRRNSILHQGMRNWALNFGLVFETALAAFLSYTPGMDKGLRMFPLKFVWWLPAIPFMLSIFIYDETRRFYLRRNPGGWLEQETYY encoded by the exons ATGGGGGAG CACGGCCGTTCTGACTCGTATCGGGTGGCAACTATTCCGTCCAGTTATGATGACAACAAAACGGCTGATGGTAGACCAAag TCACGGAGGAAAAATAAGAAGGTCAGGAAAGCGGACGATTTAGATGATTTGAAACAAGAATTGGACATCGATTATCATAAAATCACCCCAGAAGAATTATATCAGAGATTCCAGACACATCCAGAAAAT GGCCTCAGTCATGCGAAAGCGAAAGAGAATTTGGAACGGGACGGACCCAATGCACTCACACCCCCAAAGACTACCCCCGAATGggtgaaattttgtaaaaatctcTTCGGGGGTTTCGCTCTCTTATTGTGGATCGGCGCCATCCTCTGCTTCATAGCCTATTCTATTCAGGCTAGCACCGTGGAGGAACCAGCCGATGATAATCTTTATCTTGGCATCGTCTTAGCTGCCGTTGTTATCGTTACAG GTATATTTTCTTATTATCAAGAAAGCAAGAGTTCGAAGATTATGGAGTCGTTCAAAAACATGGTCCCCCAATTCGCTACAGTGATCCGCGAGGGTGAAAAGCTGACCCTCCGCGCGGAGGACCTGGTACTGGGCGACGTGGTCGAGGTGAAATTCGGTGACAGAATCCCAGCCGATATCCGAATCATCGAATCTCGCGGCTTCAAAGTAGACAACTCATCCTTGACAGGCGAATCCGAACCGCAGTCCCGCAGTCCGGAGTTCACTCACGAGAACCCTCTCGAAACGAAAAACTTGGCGTTCTTCTCGACCAACGCCGTCGAAGGCACTGCCAAAGGTGTTGTGATTAGTTGTGGTGACAATACCGTGATGGGTCGCATCGCCGGTCTCGCCTCCGGTCTGGACACCGGCGAGACGCCCATCGCCAAAGAAATCCATCATTTCATTCACCTCATTACTGGCGTGGCTGTTTTCCTCGGAGTTACCTTCTTCGTAATCGCCTTCATCCTCGGCTACCACTGGCTCGACGCTGTTATTTTCCTCATCGGTATTATCGTGGCGAACGTGCCCGAGGGGCTCCTCGCCACCGTCACCGTGTGTCTCACCCTCACTGCTAAGAGGATGGCTTCCAAGAACTGCCTCGTGAAGAATCTCGAGGCCGTAGAGACCCTCGGCTCCACAAGCACGATCTGCTCGGACAAGACCGGAACTTTGACCCAAAACCGGATGACGGTAGCACACATGTGGTTCGACAATCAGATCATTGAAGCCGACACCACTGAAGACCAGTCGGGAGTCCAATACGACCGCACAAGTCCAGGATTCAAAGCTTTGTCGCGCATTGCCACACTTTGCAACCGGGCTGAGTTCAAAGGGGGGCAGAACGACGTCCCGATCCTTAAACGCGAAGTCAACGGAGACGCCTCTGAAGCCGCTCTCCTCAAATGCATGGAACTGGCTCTGGGCGACGTGATGTCCATCAGACGCAAGAACAAGAAAGTTTGCGAAATTCCCTTCAACTCGACCAACAAATACCAAGTTTCCATCCACGAGAACGAGGACGCGAGCGATCCTCGCCATATCCTTGTGATGAAGGGCGCTCCTGAACGAATCCTCGAACGCTGCAGCACGATCTTCATCTGCGGCAAGGAGAAAGTCCTGGATGAGGAAATGAAGGAAGCTTTCAATAACGCCTACTTGGAGTTGGGTGGTTTGGGCGAGCGTGTGCTCGGCTTCTGCGATTTTATGTTGCCCACTGATAAGTACCCAATTGGGTACAAATTCAATTGCGATGACCCCAACTTCCCGTTGGATGGTTTGAGATTTGTTGGCTTGATGTCCATGATTGATCCTCCCAGAGCTGCAGTGCCTGACGCCGTTGCTAAATGCAGAAGTGCCGGTATTAAGGTCATTATGGTGACGGGAGATCACCCGATTACGGCCAAGGCTATTGCAAAGTCGGTTGGGATTATTTCGGAGGGTAACGAAACGGTTGAAGATATTGCTCAACGGTTGAATATTCCTGTCTCGGAAGTCAACCCGAGGGAAGCCAAAGCTGCCGTTGTTCACGGATCTGATCTCAGAGACCTATCTTCCGATCAATTAGACGAAATTTTGAGATACCACACTGAAATTGTATTCGCTAGAACCTCGCCGCAACAGAAGTTGATCATCGTCGAGGGGTGCCAACGGATGGGCGCTATTGTCGCCGTGACAG GCGACGGCGTGAACGACTCGCCGGCTTTGAAGAAGGCGGACATCGGTGTGGCCATGGGTATCGCGGGTTCGGATGTGTCCAAGCAAGCCGCCGACATGATCCTGCTGGACGATAACTTCGCGTCGATCGTGACAGGAGTGGAGGAAGGCCGTTTGATCTTCGATAACTTGAAGAAATCTATTGCCTACACCTTGACCTCAAACATTCCCGAAATCTCGCCTTTCCTTGCTTTCATTTTGTGCGACATTCCTTTGCCTCTCGGTACCGTAACAATTCTGTGCATCGATCTTGGAACTGACATG GTCCCCGCCATATCCCTGGCATACGAGGAGGCAGAGTCTGATATAATGAAGCGCCGTCCTAGAAACCCTTTCAGTGATAAACTCGTCAACGAAAG GTTGATTTCGATGGCATACGGCCAGATTGGTATGATTCAAGCAGCTGCTGGTTTCTTCGTGTACTTTGTCATCATGGCTGAGAACGGCTTCCGCCCGACTGACTTGTTCGGTATTCGAAAGCAATGGGACTCGAAAGCTGTCAATGATCTCACAGATTCGTACGGTCAGGAATGG ACTTATCGGGACAGGAAGACATTGGAATACACTTGCCACACTGCATTCTTCGTGTCCATCGTGGTTGTCCAATGGGCCGATTTGATCATTTGTAAGACCCGTCGCAATTCGATCCTCCACCAGGGAATGCGTAACTGGGCGCTCAACTTTGGTTTGGTTTTCGAAACTGCACTCGCAGCCTTCCTGTCGTACACTCCCGGGATGGACAAGGGTCTGCGCATGTTCCCGCTCAA GTTTGTGTGGTGGTTGCCTGCAATTCCGTTTATGTTGTCCATCTTCATTTACGACGAAACCCGTCGGTTTTATTTGCGTCGCAATCCAGGAGGTTGGCTGGAACAGGAGACCTACTATTAA
- the Atpalpha gene encoding sodium/potassium-transporting ATPase subunit alpha isoform X8 → MALKSEMKEESRRKNKKVRKADDLDDLKQELDIDYHKITPEELYQRFQTHPENGLSHAKAKENLERDGPNALTPPKTTPEWVKFCKNLFGGFALLLWIGAILCFIAYSIQASTVEEPADDNLYLGIVLAAVVIVTGIFSYYQESKSSKIMESFKNMVPQFATVIREGEKLTLRAEDLVLGDVVEVKFGDRIPADIRIIESRGFKVDNSSLTGESEPQSRSPEFTHENPLETKNLAFFSTNAVEGTAKGVVISCGDNTVMGRIAGLASGLDTGETPIAKEIHHFIHLITGVAVFLGVTFFVIAFILGYHWLDAVIFLIGIIVANVPEGLLATVTVCLTLTAKRMASKNCLVKNLEAVETLGSTSTICSDKTGTLTQNRMTVAHMWFDNQIIEADTTEDQSGVQYDRTSPGFKALSRIATLCNRAEFKGGQNDVPILKREVNGDASEAALLKCMELALGDVMSIRRKNKKVCEIPFNSTNKYQVSIHENEDASDPRHILVMKGAPERILERCSTIFICGKEKVLDEEMKEAFNNAYLELGGLGERVLGFCDFMLPTDKYPIGYKFNCDDPNFPLDGLRFVGLMSMIDPPRAAVPDAVAKCRSAGIKVIMVTGDHPITAKAIAKSVGIISEGNETVEDIAQRLNIPVSEVNPREAKAAVVHGSDLRDLSSDQLDEILRYHTEIVFARTSPQQKLIIVEGCQRMGAIVAVTGDGVNDSPALKKADIGVAMGIAGSDVSKQAADMILLDDNFASIVTGVEEGRLIFDNLKKSIAYTLTSNIPEISPFLAFILCDIPLPLGTVTILCIDLGTDMVPAISLAYEEAESDIMKRPPRDPQNDKLVNDRLISMAYGQIGMIQAAAGFFVYFVIMAENGFRPTDLFGIRKQWDSKAVNDLTDSYGQEWTYRDRKTLEYTCHTAFFVSIVVVQWADLIICKTRRNSILHQGMRNWALNFGLVFETALAAFLSYTPGMDKGLRMFPLKFVWWLPAIPFMLSIFIYDETRRFYLRRNPGGWLEQETYY, encoded by the exons TCACGGAGGAAAAATAAGAAGGTCAGGAAAGCGGACGATTTAGATGATTTGAAACAAGAATTGGACATCGATTATCATAAAATCACCCCAGAAGAATTATATCAGAGATTCCAGACACATCCAGAAAAT GGCCTCAGTCATGCGAAAGCGAAAGAGAATTTGGAACGGGACGGACCCAATGCACTCACACCCCCAAAGACTACCCCCGAATGggtgaaattttgtaaaaatctcTTCGGGGGTTTCGCTCTCTTATTGTGGATCGGCGCCATCCTCTGCTTCATAGCCTATTCTATTCAGGCTAGCACCGTGGAGGAACCAGCCGATGATAATCTTTATCTTGGCATCGTCTTAGCTGCCGTTGTTATCGTTACAG GTATATTTTCTTATTATCAAGAAAGCAAGAGTTCGAAGATTATGGAGTCGTTCAAAAACATGGTCCCCCAATTCGCTACAGTGATCCGCGAGGGTGAAAAGCTGACCCTCCGCGCGGAGGACCTGGTACTGGGCGACGTGGTCGAGGTGAAATTCGGTGACAGAATCCCAGCCGATATCCGAATCATCGAATCTCGCGGCTTCAAAGTAGACAACTCATCCTTGACAGGCGAATCCGAACCGCAGTCCCGCAGTCCGGAGTTCACTCACGAGAACCCTCTCGAAACGAAAAACTTGGCGTTCTTCTCGACCAACGCCGTCGAAGGCACTGCCAAAGGTGTTGTGATTAGTTGTGGTGACAATACCGTGATGGGTCGCATCGCCGGTCTCGCCTCCGGTCTGGACACCGGCGAGACGCCCATCGCCAAAGAAATCCATCATTTCATTCACCTCATTACTGGCGTGGCTGTTTTCCTCGGAGTTACCTTCTTCGTAATCGCCTTCATCCTCGGCTACCACTGGCTCGACGCTGTTATTTTCCTCATCGGTATTATCGTGGCGAACGTGCCCGAGGGGCTCCTCGCCACCGTCACCGTGTGTCTCACCCTCACTGCTAAGAGGATGGCTTCCAAGAACTGCCTCGTGAAGAATCTCGAGGCCGTAGAGACCCTCGGCTCCACAAGCACGATCTGCTCGGACAAGACCGGAACTTTGACCCAAAACCGGATGACGGTAGCACACATGTGGTTCGACAATCAGATCATTGAAGCCGACACCACTGAAGACCAGTCGGGAGTCCAATACGACCGCACAAGTCCAGGATTCAAAGCTTTGTCGCGCATTGCCACACTTTGCAACCGGGCTGAGTTCAAAGGGGGGCAGAACGACGTCCCGATCCTTAAACGCGAAGTCAACGGAGACGCCTCTGAAGCCGCTCTCCTCAAATGCATGGAACTGGCTCTGGGCGACGTGATGTCCATCAGACGCAAGAACAAGAAAGTTTGCGAAATTCCCTTCAACTCGACCAACAAATACCAAGTTTCCATCCACGAGAACGAGGACGCGAGCGATCCTCGCCATATCCTTGTGATGAAGGGCGCTCCTGAACGAATCCTCGAACGCTGCAGCACGATCTTCATCTGCGGCAAGGAGAAAGTCCTGGATGAGGAAATGAAGGAAGCTTTCAATAACGCCTACTTGGAGTTGGGTGGTTTGGGCGAGCGTGTGCTCGGCTTCTGCGATTTTATGTTGCCCACTGATAAGTACCCAATTGGGTACAAATTCAATTGCGATGACCCCAACTTCCCGTTGGATGGTTTGAGATTTGTTGGCTTGATGTCCATGATTGATCCTCCCAGAGCTGCAGTGCCTGACGCCGTTGCTAAATGCAGAAGTGCCGGTATTAAGGTCATTATGGTGACGGGAGATCACCCGATTACGGCCAAGGCTATTGCAAAGTCGGTTGGGATTATTTCGGAGGGTAACGAAACGGTTGAAGATATTGCTCAACGGTTGAATATTCCTGTCTCGGAAGTCAACCCGAGGGAAGCCAAAGCTGCCGTTGTTCACGGATCTGATCTCAGAGACCTATCTTCCGATCAATTAGACGAAATTTTGAGATACCACACTGAAATTGTATTCGCTAGAACCTCGCCGCAACAGAAGTTGATCATCGTCGAGGGGTGCCAACGGATGGGCGCTATTGTCGCCGTGACAG GCGACGGCGTGAACGACTCGCCGGCTTTGAAGAAGGCGGACATCGGTGTGGCCATGGGTATCGCGGGTTCGGATGTGTCCAAGCAAGCCGCCGACATGATCCTGCTGGACGATAACTTCGCGTCGATCGTGACAGGAGTGGAGGAAGGCCGTTTGATCTTCGATAACTTGAAGAAATCTATTGCCTACACCTTGACCTCAAACATTCCCGAAATCTCGCCTTTCCTTGCTTTCATTTTGTGCGACATTCCTTTGCCTCTCGGTACCGTAACAATTCTGTGCATCGATCTTGGAACTGACATG GTTCCAGCCATATCTTTGGCGTACGAGGAAGCAGAATCTGATATTATGAAGAGACCACCCCGAGACCCACAGAATGATAAACTTGTCAATGATAG GTTGATTTCGATGGCATACGGCCAGATTGGTATGATTCAAGCAGCTGCTGGTTTCTTCGTGTACTTTGTCATCATGGCTGAGAACGGCTTCCGCCCGACTGACTTGTTCGGTATTCGAAAGCAATGGGACTCGAAAGCTGTCAATGATCTCACAGATTCGTACGGTCAGGAATGG ACTTATCGGGACAGGAAGACATTGGAATACACTTGCCACACTGCATTCTTCGTGTCCATCGTGGTTGTCCAATGGGCCGATTTGATCATTTGTAAGACCCGTCGCAATTCGATCCTCCACCAGGGAATGCGTAACTGGGCGCTCAACTTTGGTTTGGTTTTCGAAACTGCACTCGCAGCCTTCCTGTCGTACACTCCCGGGATGGACAAGGGTCTGCGCATGTTCCCGCTCAA GTTTGTGTGGTGGTTGCCTGCAATTCCGTTTATGTTGTCCATCTTCATTTACGACGAAACCCGTCGGTTTTATTTGCGTCGCAATCCAGGAGGTTGGCTGGAACAGGAGACCTACTATTAA